Proteins from a genomic interval of bacterium YEK0313:
- a CDS encoding OmpA-like transmembrane domain protein: MRSDLGAARTVTYPVDQPSWSFANGATFGINAGYDLQFGRFVAGPLLGMDFSGSRQSGNTPYFGARLGILATDRLLIFAMAGAQSTQHAVDASAMLSVGLNNAWPSFAILQHVMAAKAGRRWGAFVGAGAEFRVTSNWALTADYSYLETNGRYETTVNNIYFPNYPVGLRTNVSSHTFRIGLKYRLGGELAPTAMSDHTPSGTFGWTGAWIGLAAGLRTDTGFTLPAETGPADWPYRYRSRAVTGTLGGNAGYDLQIGRLVTGAMARIDFAGAGLAGNMPYFGLRAGVLADDRVLVYLAAGVQSMQATPRDGSWWWSGPLWSAELRERTAKVGRQWGAFFGGGLEYRMTANWSVSADYSYARTNSRFRDEPTFFPPSPRWRADRPAELSTHTFRLGLKYRL, translated from the coding sequence ATGCGCTCCGACCTCGGCGCGGCACGTACTGTGACCTATCCCGTCGATCAGCCGTCTTGGAGTTTCGCGAACGGCGCCACGTTCGGCATCAATGCCGGCTATGATCTGCAGTTCGGACGGTTCGTCGCCGGCCCATTGCTCGGCATGGATTTCAGCGGTTCCAGACAATCCGGCAACACACCCTATTTCGGCGCGCGCCTCGGCATCCTTGCGACCGATCGGCTACTGATTTTTGCAATGGCCGGCGCGCAGAGTACGCAGCATGCCGTCGACGCGTCCGCGATGCTGAGCGTCGGCCTCAATAACGCGTGGCCAAGCTTTGCGATCTTGCAGCATGTCATGGCCGCAAAGGCAGGCCGGCGGTGGGGAGCATTCGTCGGCGCGGGGGCCGAGTTTCGCGTGACCTCGAACTGGGCGCTGACAGCCGACTACAGCTATCTGGAAACAAACGGCCGCTACGAGACGACCGTGAACAATATCTACTTTCCGAACTATCCCGTCGGACTCAGGACCAACGTCAGCTCGCACACCTTTAGGATCGGTCTTAAATATCGGTTGGGAGGGGAGCTCGCGCCCACTGCCATGTCTGATCACACACCGTCCGGCACGTTCGGCTGGACCGGCGCCTGGATTGGGCTTGCGGCAGGCCTCAGGACCGATACGGGCTTCACACTGCCGGCTGAAACCGGCCCAGCTGATTGGCCTTATCGCTATCGCAGCAGAGCGGTAACCGGCACGCTTGGTGGCAATGCCGGCTATGACCTCCAGATCGGCCGCCTTGTTACGGGCGCGATGGCACGCATCGACTTCGCCGGCGCTGGCCTCGCCGGCAACATGCCCTATTTCGGCCTTCGCGCAGGTGTCCTTGCGGATGATCGTGTGCTGGTCTACCTGGCGGCGGGCGTTCAGAGCATGCAGGCCACCCCGCGAGACGGATCGTGGTGGTGGAGCGGACCGTTGTGGTCTGCGGAACTCCGCGAACGCACCGCCAAGGTAGGCCGCCAATGGGGCGCCTTCTTCGGCGGCGGCCTCGAATACCGGATGACGGCCAACTGGTCGGTCAGCGCAGACTATAGTTACGCCCGGACGAACAGCCGGTTCAGGGACGAGCCCACCTTTTTCCCGCCATCGCCGCGCTGGCGAGCAGATAGGCCTGCTGAACTTTCCACACACACTTTCCGCCTCGGCCTAAAATATCGGCTGTAA
- a CDS encoding OmpA-like transmembrane domain protein: protein MRSFKMVSATALAVLLACPQAVQGQSADWTGPWLGVTAGIRSDLGAARTIEHPLNQTSWSAASSATFGANVGYDFQFGRFVAGPVAGFEFGSARLSGNRAYFGARAGFLATEHLLLFATAGIQNAQNTPEATALYLVFGNGYPSARTHRDITARTGAQWAPYIGLGAEYRVGGNWAVTTDYSYALSRGEYNGTVDLFSSGPGFPIGLRTSVASHSFRIGLKYRPFGIETATTTRDDAASGPLNWTGPWLGGTVGLRTEAGLATEPGGSPLAWETRYRSTATSAAFGVNAGYDVRFGRFVMGVLAGMEVASAGLAGSSPYFGARAGVLVDERLLVYATGGIQGMQNAPLAAGWQAQIPFWTMEIHEFSAKAGRRWGAFVGGGAEYRLTSNWSVSADYSYAKTTGRFEADVLFGALLLPWHVNRTTEISTHTFRLGLKYRL from the coding sequence ATGCGCAGTTTCAAGATGGTGTCTGCCACGGCGCTGGCGGTATTGCTTGCCTGTCCGCAGGCAGTGCAAGGCCAATCCGCGGACTGGACCGGCCCGTGGCTGGGCGTCACCGCGGGGATACGCTCCGATCTCGGAGCAGCGCGCACCATCGAACATCCTTTGAACCAGACGTCCTGGAGCGCCGCGAGCAGCGCAACTTTCGGGGCCAATGTCGGCTACGATTTCCAGTTCGGGCGGTTTGTCGCCGGCCCTGTCGCCGGCTTCGAGTTCGGCAGCGCCCGGTTGAGCGGCAATCGTGCCTATTTCGGAGCGCGAGCCGGTTTCCTGGCCACCGAGCATCTCCTGCTGTTTGCGACCGCGGGAATCCAGAATGCGCAGAATACGCCGGAAGCAACCGCGCTCTATCTGGTCTTCGGCAACGGTTACCCCTCTGCCCGTACCCACCGCGACATTACTGCTCGGACGGGCGCGCAATGGGCGCCCTATATAGGCCTCGGTGCAGAATATAGGGTGGGCGGGAACTGGGCGGTCACGACCGACTACAGTTATGCGCTCAGCCGCGGCGAATATAATGGCACGGTGGACCTGTTCAGCAGCGGGCCCGGCTTCCCGATCGGGTTGAGGACGAGCGTCGCGAGCCATAGCTTCAGGATCGGGCTCAAATACCGTCCGTTCGGAATCGAAACAGCAACCACCACGCGCGATGATGCCGCAAGCGGCCCTCTCAATTGGACTGGGCCTTGGCTCGGCGGCACGGTTGGCCTGCGCACGGAGGCCGGGCTTGCGACCGAGCCTGGCGGCTCGCCACTCGCCTGGGAGACGCGTTACCGCAGCACCGCGACAAGCGCCGCATTCGGCGTGAATGCCGGCTACGACGTCCGCTTCGGCCGGTTCGTCATGGGCGTCCTGGCCGGAATGGAGGTTGCGAGCGCCGGCCTTGCGGGCAGTTCACCCTATTTCGGCGCGCGGGCCGGTGTCCTCGTGGACGAGCGCCTCTTGGTCTATGCGACGGGCGGCATCCAGGGCATGCAGAACGCGCCGCTGGCAGCCGGTTGGCAGGCCCAGATACCGTTCTGGACGATGGAGATCCATGAATTCAGCGCCAAAGCCGGCCGTCGCTGGGGGGCTTTTGTCGGCGGTGGCGCCGAATACCGGCTGACTTCCAACTGGTCGGTCAGCGCCGACTACAGCTATGCCAAGACAACTGGCCGCTTCGAAGCCGACGTCCTCTTCGGCGCCCTCCTGCTGCCCTGGCATGTCAACAGGACGACGGAAATCTCGACTCACACTTTCCGCCTCGGCCTGAAATACCGCCTCTAA
- a CDS encoding Xylose isomerase-like TIM barrel: protein MRDFSRDHRALSLNTATVRKQGDLVAIIEAAARHGITAIAPWRDQVAAVGLDRAVRAARDAGLAFSGYCRGGMFPADAAHAEVARDDNRRAVDEAKAFGAPCLVLVVGGLPQFSRPGSAASKDIGAARRQVEDGIGELLDHARDVGMPLAIEPLHPMYAADRACVNTLAQALDICDALDPGRSGMLGVAADVYHIWWDPNLYPAIRRAGRERLLAFHVCDWLVPTRDLLTDRGMMGDGVIDIRSIRAAVEAEGFDGFSEVEIFSELDWWQRPMDEVLETIIARHKTVV, encoded by the coding sequence ATGCGCGATTTCAGCAGGGACCATCGCGCGCTGTCGCTGAACACGGCGACGGTGCGCAAGCAGGGCGATCTCGTCGCCATCATCGAGGCGGCGGCGCGGCACGGCATAACCGCGATCGCGCCCTGGCGCGACCAGGTCGCCGCGGTCGGGCTCGACCGGGCGGTCCGGGCCGCCCGCGATGCCGGTCTCGCCTTTTCCGGCTACTGCCGGGGCGGCATGTTCCCGGCCGATGCGGCGCATGCCGAGGTCGCGCGCGACGACAATCGCCGGGCGGTCGACGAGGCCAAGGCCTTCGGCGCGCCGTGCCTCGTCCTGGTGGTCGGCGGACTGCCGCAGTTCTCGCGTCCCGGCTCGGCGGCCTCGAAGGATATCGGCGCTGCCCGCCGGCAGGTCGAGGACGGTATCGGTGAGTTGCTCGACCATGCCAGGGACGTCGGCATGCCGCTCGCCATCGAGCCCCTGCATCCGATGTATGCGGCGGACCGCGCCTGTGTGAACACGCTCGCCCAGGCGCTCGACATCTGCGATGCGCTCGATCCCGGCCGGAGCGGCATGCTCGGGGTTGCGGCCGACGTCTATCACATCTGGTGGGACCCCAACCTCTATCCGGCCATCCGGCGGGCGGGACGCGAGCGCCTGCTCGCCTTCCATGTCTGCGACTGGCTGGTGCCGACGCGCGATCTCCTCACCGACCGCGGCATGATGGGCGACGGCGTCATCGACATCCGGTCGATCCGCGCCGCCGTGGAGGCCGAGGGCTTCGACGGCTTTTCGGAGGTCGAGATCTTTTCCGAGCTCGACTGGTGGCAGCGCCCGATGGACGAGGTGCTCGAAACCATCATCGCGCGGCATAAGACCGTGGTCTGA
- the afr_1 gene encoding 1,5-anhydro-D-fructose reductase, whose product MTTKTLGLVMNGVTGRMGTNQHLVRSVAAIRAQGGVPLSDGTKVQLDPILIGRNADKVAALAKANGVERWGTDLDAAIADPKNQIFFDAATTQMRPTLLEKAINAGKHIYCEKPISTNLAEALRICRLARDKGVKNGTVQDKLFLPGLQKLKMLRDSGFFGRMISVRGEFGYWVFEGDWQPAQRPSWNYRDEDGGGMILDMVCHWRYVLDNLFGQVQAVSCLGATHIPERVDEAGQRYKATADDAAYATFQLEGGVIAHMNMSWVTRVYRDDLVTFQVDGTLGSAVAGLHDCMIQPRAATPRPVWNPDQKQTIDFRSTWQKMPDNTVFDNGFKAQWEMFIRHVVEDAPYSYTLVEGAKGVQLVECALESWKERRWVDVPKLSI is encoded by the coding sequence ATGACGACGAAGACGCTCGGCCTCGTGATGAACGGGGTCACCGGCCGGATGGGCACCAATCAGCATCTGGTGCGTTCGGTCGCGGCCATCCGCGCCCAGGGCGGCGTGCCCCTTTCCGACGGCACGAAGGTGCAGCTCGACCCGATCCTGATCGGCCGCAATGCCGACAAGGTGGCGGCGCTCGCCAAGGCCAACGGGGTGGAACGCTGGGGCACCGATCTGGACGCCGCGATCGCCGATCCGAAGAACCAGATCTTCTTCGACGCCGCCACCACCCAGATGCGCCCGACGCTGCTCGAGAAGGCGATCAACGCCGGCAAGCACATCTATTGCGAAAAGCCGATCTCGACCAATCTCGCCGAGGCGTTGCGGATCTGCCGGCTTGCCCGCGACAAGGGCGTGAAGAACGGCACGGTGCAGGACAAACTGTTCCTGCCGGGCCTGCAGAAGCTGAAGATGCTGCGCGATTCCGGCTTTTTCGGCCGGATGATCTCGGTGCGCGGCGAGTTCGGCTACTGGGTCTTCGAGGGTGACTGGCAGCCGGCGCAGCGGCCGTCCTGGAACTACCGCGACGAGGATGGCGGCGGCATGATCCTCGACATGGTCTGCCACTGGCGCTACGTGCTCGACAACCTGTTCGGCCAGGTGCAGGCGGTCTCCTGCCTCGGCGCGACCCATATCCCCGAGCGCGTCGACGAGGCGGGCCAGCGCTACAAGGCCACCGCGGACGATGCCGCCTATGCCACCTTCCAGCTGGAAGGCGGGGTCATCGCCCACATGAACATGTCGTGGGTGACGCGGGTCTATCGCGACGACCTCGTGACTTTCCAGGTCGACGGCACGCTCGGCTCGGCGGTGGCCGGCCTGCACGACTGCATGATCCAGCCCCGCGCCGCCACGCCCCGGCCGGTCTGGAACCCCGACCAGAAGCAGACGATCGACTTCCGCTCGACCTGGCAGAAAATGCCGGACAACACCGTCTTCGACAACGGCTTCAAGGCGCAGTGGGAGATGTTCATCCGCCACGTCGTCGAGGATGCCCCCTACAGCTACACGCTGGTCGAGGGCGCCAAGGGCGTGCAGCTCGTCGAATGTGCCCTCGAGAGCTGGAAGGAGCGCCGCTGGGTCGACGTTCCCAAGCTTTCGATCTGA
- the cmpD_9 gene encoding Bicarbonate transport ATP-binding protein CmpD has product MTAAKLRLVDAPAAAATASRPAIAIKALTKTYRTADGDVPSLTPIDLDIRDGEFVAVVGPSGCGKSTLLKLIAGLIPPSSGSIEVDGKPVVEPPDDVGIVFQSPVLLAWRSVLRNIMMPVEVRKLDHATHLARAQALIKTAGLTGFEGKYPWQLSGGMQQRAAICRALVHDPKIVLMDEPFGALDALTRERMNLQLQRIHFETRKTIFLITHSIPESVFLADRVIVMTDRPGAIAAIYDVPLPRPRTLEMMGAPAFTELARQVRSHFYAQGQID; this is encoded by the coding sequence ATGACTGCCGCCAAGCTCCGCCTCGTCGATGCGCCCGCAGCCGCCGCCACCGCATCGCGACCGGCGATCGCCATCAAGGCGCTGACCAAGACCTACCGGACGGCCGATGGCGACGTCCCGAGCCTCACTCCGATCGATCTCGACATTCGCGACGGTGAATTCGTCGCGGTGGTCGGCCCCTCCGGCTGCGGCAAGTCGACCCTCCTGAAGCTGATCGCCGGCCTGATCCCGCCGAGCAGCGGCAGCATCGAGGTCGACGGCAAGCCGGTGGTGGAGCCACCCGACGACGTCGGCATCGTGTTCCAGAGCCCGGTCCTGCTCGCCTGGCGCAGCGTGCTGCGCAACATCATGATGCCGGTCGAGGTCCGCAAACTCGATCACGCGACGCACCTCGCCCGCGCCCAGGCGCTGATCAAGACCGCAGGGCTCACCGGCTTCGAGGGCAAATATCCCTGGCAGCTCTCGGGCGGCATGCAGCAGCGCGCGGCCATCTGCAGGGCGCTGGTGCATGATCCGAAGATCGTGCTGATGGACGAGCCTTTCGGTGCGCTCGACGCGCTGACCCGCGAGCGGATGAACCTGCAGCTCCAGCGCATCCATTTCGAGACCAGGAAGACCATCTTCCTGATCACCCACTCCATTCCCGAATCGGTGTTCCTCGCCGATCGGGTGATCGTGATGACCGACCGGCCGGGGGCCATCGCCGCGATCTACGACGTGCCGCTGCCGCGGCCGCGCACGCTGGAGATGATGGGCGCGCCGGCCTTCACCGAGCTCGCCCGCCAGGTGCGTTCGCATTTCTACGCGCAGGGACAGATCGACTGA
- a CDS encoding Putative thiamine biosynthesis protein produces the protein MNDRHPHRRQFLAGLAASSVLASPAIAQSARPLEKAQLLLNWYLYGEHAPFFYGKKLGLFAAEGIDLDIMEGRGSAVTLQAVAAKSALFGYSDMSAVVRGAIRGAPVVSTGVLLQKNPASAMGFADKNIRTAADLKGKTVATTPGDALSQVWPAFLKKAGLTEADVKILAGDAQTKLNAVISGQADVLLGYSHDQSMKIKDATGKAVFPVMFADYGINSVATGIIAHRDTLSGNADLVRRFMKAATLSAEAAEKAPQAAAEAMLEADPKAGKKDTLTEGFTISAGLYRLSPDQRPFQTNAKAVADTVDILVEYGGVDAAAKGRVQSFFTTDFLPGRATN, from the coding sequence ATGAACGACCGTCATCCGCATCGCCGCCAGTTTCTTGCAGGGCTCGCCGCAAGCTCGGTTCTCGCAAGCCCCGCCATCGCCCAGTCGGCGAGGCCTCTGGAGAAGGCTCAGCTCCTGCTCAACTGGTATCTCTACGGCGAGCATGCGCCGTTCTTCTACGGCAAGAAGCTCGGCCTGTTCGCGGCCGAAGGCATCGACCTCGACATCATGGAAGGGCGCGGCTCGGCGGTGACGCTGCAGGCGGTCGCGGCCAAGTCCGCCCTGTTCGGCTATTCCGACATGTCGGCGGTGGTGCGCGGTGCCATCCGCGGCGCCCCGGTCGTCTCGACCGGCGTGCTGCTGCAGAAGAACCCGGCCAGCGCCATGGGGTTTGCCGACAAGAACATTCGCACGGCCGCCGATCTCAAGGGCAAGACGGTCGCGACCACGCCGGGCGACGCGCTGTCGCAGGTCTGGCCGGCCTTCCTGAAGAAGGCCGGGCTCACCGAGGCCGACGTCAAGATCCTCGCCGGCGACGCCCAGACCAAGCTCAACGCCGTGATCTCGGGGCAGGCCGACGTGCTGCTCGGCTATTCGCATGACCAGTCGATGAAGATCAAGGATGCGACCGGCAAGGCGGTCTTCCCGGTGATGTTCGCCGATTACGGCATCAACTCGGTGGCGACCGGCATCATCGCCCATCGCGACACGCTCTCGGGCAATGCCGATCTCGTGCGCCGGTTCATGAAGGCCGCGACCCTGTCGGCGGAAGCGGCCGAGAAAGCGCCGCAGGCCGCCGCCGAGGCCATGCTGGAGGCCGATCCGAAGGCCGGCAAGAAGGACACGCTCACCGAAGGCTTCACCATCTCGGCCGGGCTCTATCGCCTGTCGCCCGATCAGCGACCGTTCCAGACCAATGCCAAGGCGGTCGCCGACACGGTCGATATCCTGGTCGAATATGGCGGCGTCGACGCTGCGGCCAAAGGCCGGGTCCAGTCGTTCTTCACGACCGACTTCCTGCCCGGCCGGGCCACCAACTAG
- the ssuC_14 gene encoding Putative aliphatic sulfonates transport permease protein SsuC: MAEQASQPQSWAKALARASWLRPFALLLVMLVGWDLVIRILQIPPYLVPAPLEVLKTFQTEGGMLLVQSVPTTIATLGGFILSALFGIPTAMLIAASRRVEAYFYPLLVFSQSIPKVAIAPLFVVWFGFGLAPKVITAFLLGFFPVVVAGVQGFKSLDTDMRDLARSMKCSRWQMFTMVSLPNALPAIFSGLKVSVTLAVVGAVVGEFVGSNSGIGFVLQRSIGNFELPTMFAALVLLAVIGVILFWAVDVLERLALPWHASRRQEFQFTS; encoded by the coding sequence ATGGCGGAGCAGGCGTCACAGCCCCAATCCTGGGCGAAGGCCCTTGCGCGAGCCTCCTGGCTGCGGCCCTTCGCCCTGCTTCTGGTCATGCTCGTCGGTTGGGATCTGGTGATCCGCATCCTGCAGATCCCGCCCTATCTGGTGCCGGCGCCGCTCGAGGTGTTGAAGACCTTCCAGACCGAGGGCGGCATGCTGCTCGTCCAGTCGGTGCCGACCACCATCGCGACACTCGGCGGGTTCATCCTGTCGGCCCTGTTCGGCATTCCGACCGCCATGCTGATCGCCGCGTCGCGGCGGGTCGAGGCCTATTTCTATCCGCTTCTGGTGTTTTCGCAGTCGATCCCGAAGGTCGCCATCGCGCCGCTCTTCGTCGTCTGGTTCGGTTTCGGCCTGGCGCCCAAAGTGATCACCGCCTTCCTCCTCGGCTTCTTTCCCGTGGTCGTGGCCGGCGTCCAGGGCTTCAAGTCGCTCGATACGGACATGCGCGATCTCGCCCGCTCGATGAAATGCTCGCGCTGGCAGATGTTCACCATGGTCAGCCTGCCCAACGCCCTGCCGGCGATCTTTTCGGGCCTGAAAGTGTCGGTGACGCTGGCGGTGGTCGGCGCGGTGGTCGGCGAATTCGTCGGCTCCAATTCCGGCATCGGCTTCGTCCTGCAGCGCTCGATCGGCAATTTCGAGCTGCCGACCATGTTCGCGGCCCTGGTGCTGCTCGCCGTGATCGGCGTCATCCTGTTCTGGGCCGTCGATGTCCTCGAGCGGCTGGCTTTGCCCTGGCACGCCAGCCGGCGGCAGGAATTCCAGTTCACATCGTGA
- the pglA_2 gene encoding N, N'-diacetylbacillosaminyl-diphospho-undecaprenol alpha-1,3-N-acetylgalactosaminyltransferase: MTRPRILFVINEDWFFQSHFLPWAIAARDAGFETVLHAARGPAAERIEAEGIKVVAAKAARAGLVPKNLMPAARQVMGLVEPARPTLVHAFGLHGMAIASLARTMSGAFPTVISVTGLGFLAASRTPAKRFASGALALAARSALDGNRTVWLTENPSDAVTMGLKRALRAGRVVQLGGAGVDIGAFTARPPLARPPLKLALVARMIRSKGVDLAVAAVGALRADGLDVTLTLVGAGDPLNPRAYTAAELAGFAASPGVTALGARRDVAAILREHHAFILPSRGGEGLPKALLEAAACGLPAVVTDVPGCREFVVEGTTGTIARPDDVASLAEAIRRLHAGEVDAMGQAARARVSDGYSVETVTATVLGTYRTLTAPRAGM, from the coding sequence GTGACCCGGCCGCGCATTCTGTTCGTGATCAACGAGGACTGGTTCTTCCAGTCGCATTTCCTGCCCTGGGCGATCGCCGCGCGCGATGCCGGTTTCGAGACCGTTCTGCATGCCGCACGCGGGCCGGCGGCGGAGCGGATCGAGGCCGAGGGGATCAAGGTCGTGGCGGCCAAGGCGGCGCGCGCCGGCCTGGTGCCGAAGAACCTCATGCCGGCCGCACGCCAGGTGATGGGGCTCGTCGAGCCGGCGCGGCCGACCCTCGTCCATGCCTTCGGGCTGCATGGCATGGCGATCGCCTCGCTCGCGCGCACCATGTCGGGCGCCTTTCCGACCGTCATCAGCGTCACCGGGCTCGGTTTCCTGGCGGCGAGCCGGACGCCGGCGAAGCGCTTCGCCTCAGGTGCTCTGGCGCTCGCGGCGCGTTCGGCGCTCGACGGGAACAGGACGGTCTGGCTGACCGAAAACCCATCCGACGCCGTGACGATGGGGCTGAAGCGCGCGCTGCGGGCGGGCCGTGTCGTCCAGCTCGGCGGCGCCGGCGTCGATATCGGTGCATTCACCGCCCGGCCGCCCTTGGCGCGGCCGCCGCTGAAGCTCGCCCTGGTGGCCCGGATGATCCGTTCCAAGGGCGTCGATCTCGCGGTTGCGGCGGTGGGCGCCCTCAGGGCGGACGGGCTCGACGTCACGCTGACGCTGGTCGGCGCCGGCGACCCGCTCAATCCACGCGCCTATACGGCCGCGGAGCTTGCCGGCTTCGCCGCGAGCCCGGGCGTGACGGCGCTCGGCGCCCGGCGCGACGTCGCCGCGATCCTGAGAGAGCACCACGCCTTCATCCTGCCCTCGCGCGGCGGGGAGGGGTTGCCCAAGGCGCTGCTGGAGGCGGCGGCCTGCGGTCTGCCGGCCGTCGTCACCGACGTGCCCGGCTGCCGCGAATTCGTGGTCGAGGGGACGACGGGCACGATCGCGCGGCCCGACGACGTCGCGAGCCTCGCCGAAGCCATCCGGCGGCTTCATGCCGGCGAGGTGGACGCGATGGGGCAGGCGGCGCGCGCGCGTGTCAGCGACGGCTATTCGGTCGAGACCGTGACCGCCACCGTGCTCGGCACCTACCGCACCTTGACAGCGCCGCGAGCCGGCATGTAA
- the pglF gene encoding UDP-N-acetyl-alpha-D-glucosamine C6 dehydratase, whose protein sequence is MKQIPLKTYLVALHDFGVTFLALALAVSLRGEPYISGFGRKIEIVGGLGFAAFALLVYYSCSLYASRWRFASLFDLFGIVKAVSLLTAALLVADYIISPRYIEAGKFFGGRTLAIYWCVQIILLGGPRVAYRAFRNWRRASVASADLLGAVVIGRTSDAEGIVKLAEAGVAGPIRVFGIISTIPHETRQVVRGVPVLGFIDSVETIVRDATERGIAIQRALIGPEALRDVHQIEEVIGLFRRLGIPTIRLDIAHSTDMSRPAKLHAVIDDDLLIRPLVEVDEEPLKAYVRDKRVVVTGGGGSIGSELVLRSAEIGAAEVLVIEHSEAALHAVLERAELTLEGKAKAVKGRLCDIRDRARIADLITAFKPDVVFHAAALKHVPHLEREVAEAVRTNVLGTVNTADAAIAAGAGVFVLISTDKATKPASILGATKRIAELYTQSIDAAPTLVGGHVHSATRLVAVRFGNVLGTAGSVVPRFRAQIEAGGPVTVTDPAMVRYFMTKREATDLLWTAARVTTTPGAACQSAVLVLNMGQPVRIDDLARRMIRLAGFEPERSMQIVYTGKRPGERMAEFLFEEREPQFDIGVRGIVAAESQSIPLPRLHAIIAELASAAQQGDDEVVRALVAELVPDIRKPNNVVPLEQVRGQAS, encoded by the coding sequence TTGAAACAGATCCCGCTCAAGACCTATCTGGTTGCGCTGCACGATTTCGGCGTGACCTTCCTGGCTCTGGCGCTCGCCGTTTCGCTGCGCGGCGAACCCTACATTTCGGGTTTCGGACGCAAGATCGAGATCGTCGGCGGCCTCGGCTTCGCCGCCTTCGCGCTGCTCGTCTACTACAGCTGCTCGCTTTACGCCTCGCGCTGGCGCTTCGCGTCGCTGTTCGACCTGTTCGGCATCGTCAAGGCCGTTTCGCTGCTGACGGCCGCGCTGCTCGTCGCCGACTACATCATTTCGCCGCGCTATATCGAGGCCGGCAAGTTCTTCGGCGGCCGGACGCTGGCGATCTATTGGTGCGTGCAGATCATCCTGCTCGGCGGGCCGCGCGTCGCCTACCGCGCCTTCCGCAACTGGCGCCGCGCCAGCGTCGCCAGCGCCGACCTGCTCGGCGCCGTGGTGATCGGGCGGACCTCCGACGCGGAAGGCATCGTCAAGCTCGCGGAAGCCGGCGTTGCCGGCCCCATCCGGGTCTTCGGCATCATCAGCACGATCCCGCACGAAACGCGCCAGGTCGTGCGCGGCGTCCCGGTGCTCGGCTTCATCGACAGCGTCGAGACCATCGTCCGCGACGCGACCGAACGGGGTATCGCCATCCAGCGCGCCCTGATCGGGCCGGAAGCGCTGCGCGATGTCCACCAGATCGAGGAGGTCATCGGGCTGTTCCGCCGCCTCGGCATTCCGACGATCCGCCTCGACATCGCCCATTCCACCGATATGAGCCGCCCGGCCAAGCTGCATGCCGTCATCGACGACGACCTGCTGATCCGGCCGCTGGTCGAGGTCGACGAGGAGCCGCTGAAGGCCTATGTGCGCGACAAGCGCGTCGTGGTCACCGGCGGCGGCGGTTCCATCGGCTCGGAGCTCGTTCTGCGCAGCGCCGAGATCGGTGCCGCCGAAGTGCTGGTGATCGAGCATTCCGAGGCAGCCCTCCATGCCGTGCTGGAACGCGCAGAGCTGACCCTGGAAGGCAAGGCCAAGGCGGTGAAGGGCCGGCTCTGCGACATCCGGGACCGCGCGCGCATCGCCGACCTGATCACCGCGTTCAAGCCTGATGTGGTGTTCCACGCCGCTGCCCTGAAACACGTGCCGCATCTCGAGCGCGAGGTCGCCGAGGCGGTGCGCACCAACGTGCTCGGCACCGTCAATACCGCCGATGCCGCGATCGCCGCCGGCGCCGGCGTCTTCGTGCTGATCTCCACCGACAAGGCGACCAAGCCGGCTTCGATCCTCGGCGCCACCAAGCGGATCGCCGAGCTCTACACCCAGTCGATCGACGCGGCCCCGACCCTGGTCGGCGGCCATGTCCACAGCGCCACCCGGCTCGTCGCCGTGCGTTTCGGCAACGTTCTCGGCACGGCCGGCTCGGTGGTGCCGCGCTTCCGTGCCCAGATCGAGGCCGGCGGCCCAGTGACCGTCACCGACCCGGCCATGGTGCGCTATTTCATGACCAAGCGCGAGGCGACGGACCTGCTGTGGACCGCCGCCCGCGTGACCACCACCCCCGGCGCGGCCTGCCAGTCGGCGGTGCTGGTGCTCAATATGGGGCAGCCGGTGCGCATCGACGATCTCGCTCGGCGGATGATCCGGCTGGCCGGCTTCGAGCCGGAGCGCAGCATGCAGATCGTCTATACCGGCAAGCGCCCGGGCGAGCGCATGGCCGAATTCCTTTTCGAGGAGCGCGAGCCGCAATTCGATATCGGCGTGCGCGGCATCGTGGCCGCCGAATCGCAGTCGATCCCGCTGCCGCGGCTGCACGCGATCATTGCCGAGCTCGCAAGCGCGGCCCAGCAGGGCGACGACGAAGTGGTGCGTGCGCTGGTCGCCGAGCTCGTGCCGGATATCCGCAAGCCCAACAATGTCGTGCCGCTCGAACAGGTGCGCGGCCAGGCGAGCTGA